One genomic region from Jilunia laotingensis encodes:
- a CDS encoding glycoside hydrolase family 2 protein: MKKNFYLSLLLALCATTTFAQWKPAGDRIKTKWAEEIDVKNVLPEYPRPIMERSDWKNLNGLWNYAITEVGKSAMPATFDGQILVPFAVESSLSGVGKTVGAEKELWYQRTFDVPQAWKNKKVLLHFGAVDWKTDVWVNDVKVGSHTGGFTPFAFDVTAALNNKGDNKLVVKVWDPTDDGYQPRGKQVKRPEGIWYTPVTGIWQTVWLEPVANHYITDLRMTPDIDKNTLSVKVSTDNVHPSDIVEVKVFDGTQLVATGKSINGETVEVAMPENVKLWSPDSPFLYTLKVALKNGGKLVDEVNSYTAMRKYSTKRDANGIVRFELNNKPQFQFGPLDQGWWPDGLYTAPTDEALLYDVQKTKDFGYNMIRKHIKVEPARWYTHCDQVGIIVWQDMPSGDRNPQWQNRQYFNGTEMKRSAESEACYRKEWKEIMDCLYSYPCIGTWVPFNEAWGQFKTPEIVEWTKQYDPTRLVNPASGGNHYTCGDMLDLHNYPAPDMYLYDAQRANVLGEYGGIGLVLKDHIWEPNRNWGYVQFNSSDEVTDEYVKYANKLYDLIARGFTAAVYTQTTDVEVEVNGLMTYDRKVIKLNEQKLKAINKKIVDSLNK, translated from the coding sequence GGCTGAAGAGATAGATGTAAAAAATGTACTTCCCGAATATCCGCGTCCGATTATGGAACGTAGTGATTGGAAAAATCTGAACGGACTTTGGAACTATGCGATTACCGAAGTTGGTAAATCGGCAATGCCTGCCACTTTCGATGGACAGATTCTGGTGCCCTTTGCCGTAGAGTCTTCGCTTTCTGGAGTCGGTAAAACGGTAGGAGCTGAAAAAGAACTTTGGTATCAACGTACTTTCGATGTACCTCAGGCATGGAAAAATAAGAAAGTGTTGCTCCACTTTGGTGCGGTGGACTGGAAAACGGATGTATGGGTAAACGATGTGAAGGTCGGTAGCCATACGGGAGGCTTTACTCCGTTTGCTTTCGATGTGACTGCTGCGCTGAATAATAAGGGGGATAATAAACTCGTTGTGAAAGTTTGGGATCCAACTGACGATGGTTATCAACCTCGTGGAAAACAGGTGAAACGTCCGGAGGGTATCTGGTATACGCCCGTAACAGGTATCTGGCAGACGGTTTGGTTGGAACCGGTGGCTAATCATTATATTACCGATCTGCGTATGACTCCGGATATCGACAAGAATACTTTGTCGGTCAAGGTTAGCACGGACAATGTTCATCCTTCTGACATAGTTGAAGTGAAAGTGTTCGATGGAACTCAGTTGGTAGCTACAGGCAAGAGCATCAATGGAGAAACGGTTGAGGTTGCAATGCCGGAAAATGTAAAACTGTGGAGTCCGGATTCTCCTTTCCTATATACTTTGAAAGTGGCTCTGAAGAATGGCGGCAAGCTGGTGGATGAAGTGAACAGTTACACTGCTATGCGTAAATATTCAACCAAGCGTGACGCCAACGGCATCGTACGTTTTGAATTGAACAACAAACCACAATTCCAATTCGGTCCGCTCGATCAAGGATGGTGGCCTGACGGTCTGTATACTGCTCCTACGGATGAAGCACTGTTGTATGATGTGCAGAAAACGAAAGATTTCGGTTATAATATGATTCGTAAGCACATCAAAGTGGAACCGGCCCGTTGGTATACACATTGTGACCAGGTAGGAATCATCGTATGGCAGGATATGCCGAGTGGTGACCGCAATCCTCAATGGCAGAACCGCCAGTACTTTAACGGAACGGAGATGAAGCGTTCGGCAGAGTCTGAAGCATGTTATCGTAAAGAGTGGAAAGAGATCATGGATTGTCTTTATTCTTATCCATGTATCGGTACATGGGTGCCGTTCAACGAGGCATGGGGACAATTTAAAACTCCGGAGATTGTGGAATGGACAAAACAATATGATCCCACACGTCTTGTGAATCCGGCCAGTGGGGGCAATCATTATACTTGCGGTGATATGCTCGACCTTCATAACTACCCTGCTCCCGACATGTATCTGTATGATGCACAACGTGCCAATGTCTTGGGTGAATATGGTGGTATTGGTCTTGTTTTGAAGGATCATATCTGGGAACCGAACCGTAACTGGGGTTATGTTCAGTTCAATTCTTCAGATGAAGTAACCGATGAATATGTCAAATACGCCAATAAATTATACGATCTGATAGCACGCGGATTTACGGCTGCTGTTTATACGCAGACTACGGATGTCGAAGTAGAAGTGAACGGTTTGATGACTTATGATAGAAAAGTGATTAAATTGAATGAACAGAAGCTAAAGGCTATCAACAAAAAGATCGTCGATTCGTTGAATAAATGA
- a CDS encoding glucoamylase family protein, translating into MKSINIYILSALLLLSISSCGNSKKAGQKESASPADTLTTDALLDTVQRRTFRYFWDGAEPNSGLAPERIHMDGIYPAGGPDVVTSGGSGFGIMAILAGIDRGYISRDEGRTRMEKIVSFLERADRFKGASPHWWYGATGKVKPFGKKDNGGDLVETAFLMQGLLAVHQYYVNGSNQEKVLAARIDKLWREVDWNWYRRGDQNVLYWHWSPEYGWDMDFPVHGYNECLIMYILAAASPTHGVPATVYHDGWAQNGAIVSPHKVEGIELHLRYQGTEAGPLFWAQYSFLGLDPVGLKDEYCPSYFNEMRNLTLVNRAYCIRNPKHYKGFGPDCWGLTASYSVNGYAAHAPNEREDAGVISPTAALSSIVYTPEYSLQVMRHLYNMGDKLFGPYGFYDAFSETDDWYPQRYLAIDQGPIAVMIENYRSGLLWKLFMSHPDVQAGLKKLGFK; encoded by the coding sequence ATGAAGTCAATAAACATCTATATACTCTCTGCCCTCCTGCTCCTTAGCATCTCCTCTTGCGGGAATAGTAAGAAAGCCGGGCAGAAGGAGTCAGCCTCACCGGCCGATACACTCACAACGGATGCCCTTTTGGACACCGTACAACGCAGAACTTTCCGTTACTTCTGGGACGGTGCCGAACCTAACAGCGGACTCGCGCCCGAACGTATCCACATGGACGGGATATACCCTGCCGGTGGTCCGGACGTAGTTACTTCCGGTGGGAGCGGCTTCGGTATTATGGCTATTCTTGCCGGAATCGACCGTGGTTACATATCCCGTGACGAAGGACGGACACGGATGGAAAAGATAGTATCTTTCCTCGAACGTGCCGACCGCTTCAAGGGAGCATCCCCACACTGGTGGTATGGGGCAACCGGCAAGGTAAAACCTTTCGGGAAGAAAGACAATGGCGGAGATTTGGTGGAAACAGCTTTCCTCATGCAGGGGTTACTTGCCGTCCATCAATATTACGTCAACGGTAGTAATCAAGAAAAAGTGCTGGCAGCAAGAATCGACAAGCTCTGGCGTGAAGTAGACTGGAACTGGTACCGCCGGGGGGATCAAAATGTGCTTTACTGGCATTGGAGTCCTGAATACGGCTGGGACATGGACTTCCCGGTACATGGCTATAATGAATGTCTCATCATGTATATCCTCGCAGCAGCTTCCCCTACGCATGGAGTACCTGCTACCGTTTATCATGATGGCTGGGCGCAGAACGGTGCCATCGTATCTCCGCATAAAGTAGAAGGCATCGAACTTCATCTTCGTTATCAAGGTACTGAAGCCGGGCCGTTGTTTTGGGCACAATACTCATTCCTCGGTCTCGATCCCGTTGGATTAAAAGATGAATATTGCCCGAGTTATTTTAACGAGATGCGCAATCTTACACTCGTCAACCGCGCTTACTGCATCCGCAACCCGAAACATTACAAAGGATTCGGTCCGGACTGCTGGGGGTTGACAGCCAGTTATTCCGTGAACGGATACGCAGCCCACGCACCGAACGAACGGGAAGATGCCGGAGTGATCTCGCCCACCGCTGCCCTCTCTTCCATTGTTTATACACCCGAATATTCCTTGCAAGTCATGCGTCATCTTTACAACATGGGCGACAAACTTTTCGGTCCCTACGGATTCTACGATGCCTTCAGCGAAACGGACGATTGGTATCCTCAACGTTATCTTGCTATAGACCAAGGCCCCATCGCTGTCATGATCGAAAATTATCGGAGCGGTCTTCTGTGGAAGCTCTTCATGAGCCATCCCGATGTGCAGGCAGGACTAAAGAAATTAGGATTCAAATGA